From Paenibacillus graminis, a single genomic window includes:
- a CDS encoding NAD(P)-dependent alcohol dehydrogenase, whose protein sequence is MKAIVCTKYGSPETLHLIDMEKPAPKRKELLVKVHASTVTAGDIRVRTFKSPALLWLPMRLVLGLSKPRKPVLGVELAGEVVAVGSEVARFKQGDPVFALTGMRFGAHAEYACLSEDGMVSIKPANTTYEEAAAALYGGTTALYFLRKANIQKGQKVLIYGASGTVGTFALQLARHFGAEVDGVCSTANLEWVKSLGASQVIDYTAEDCTQRGGQYDIIFDAVGKLPKSSRKKALKPHGSFVTVDGQGIAKVRIQDLQLLKELMESGNIKSVIDRYYPLEQMAEAHRYVEQGHKKGNVVIRVSQGLNQ, encoded by the coding sequence ATGAAAGCCATTGTATGCACAAAATACGGTTCACCGGAAACTTTGCACCTTATAGATATGGAAAAACCTGCCCCCAAACGCAAAGAGCTGCTCGTAAAGGTTCATGCGTCAACTGTAACTGCAGGGGACATTAGAGTACGGACTTTTAAGAGTCCTGCCCTGTTATGGCTGCCAATGCGTCTCGTTTTAGGTCTCAGCAAACCCAGGAAACCTGTTTTGGGAGTGGAATTAGCCGGTGAAGTTGTAGCCGTAGGCAGTGAAGTCGCAAGGTTTAAGCAAGGCGACCCGGTTTTTGCCTTAACGGGGATGCGTTTTGGCGCACACGCTGAGTATGCCTGTCTGTCTGAAGACGGAATGGTGAGCATCAAACCGGCCAATACGACCTATGAAGAAGCTGCCGCTGCGCTTTATGGGGGGACCACTGCACTTTATTTTCTCAGAAAAGCCAACATACAAAAGGGACAAAAGGTTCTAATCTATGGAGCTTCAGGCACAGTAGGGACCTTCGCGCTGCAGCTTGCGAGGCACTTTGGGGCAGAAGTTGACGGGGTATGCAGCACTGCAAATCTGGAATGGGTGAAATCGCTGGGCGCCTCTCAGGTCATTGACTACACGGCTGAAGATTGTACCCAAAGAGGCGGACAGTATGACATCATCTTCGATGCCGTTGGCAAACTCCCCAAATCCAGCCGCAAAAAAGCGTTAAAGCCACACGGATCATTCGTCACAGTAGATGGGCAGGGAATTGCCAAGGTACGCATCCAGGATCTGCAGCTCCTCAAAGAACTGATGGAGTCAGGTAACATTAAGTCGGTGATTGACCGGTACTATCCGTTAGAACAAATGGCAGAGGCTCACCGGTATGTGGAACAAGGGCATAAAAAGGGCAATGTAGTCATCAGAGTCAGTCAGGGCTTGAATCAATAA
- a CDS encoding LuxR C-terminal-related transcriptional regulator, with the protein MTITIVDAKLYIPPARSKAVARPRLLERLNEGLQGKLTILSAAAGYGKTTLASEWLSVCGRRAAWLSLDAGDNDPARFLTYLFAACRSIGVNTGESVYALLQSPQPPPIESLLTALLNEISAESEPSVLILDDYHVIDAGPVNQAVVFLIEHLPPQMHLIIATREDPVLPLPRLRVRHQLTELRAADLRFNASEAAEFLGGVMGLALSAEDVRLLESRTEGWVAGLQLAALSMQGRNDNTGFIQSFTGSHKFVVDYLIEEVLQQQSASIQAFLQFTSVLGRMCGPLCDAVLGEDPEGSPLASGQRTLEYLEHANLFLIPLDNERRWYRYHHLFADLLRERLSQGICPSKGEAERTVSALHIRASRWYEDNGFELEAFHHAAAAGDTERAARLIEGEGMPLLFRGAVTPVLNWLQAMPGEELDAIPSLWVMYASALLMTGRLSSVEQKLQAAEQALHGAVQDEKTRDLIGHIASIRATLAVSKHQADPIIAESRRALEYLHPDNLPVRAAAAWTLGYAYQLQGERGLAGAAYNDALSVSKRIGHLMITMMATLGQGNIQEAENQLPAAAGSYLQVLEWAGDPPLPAACEAHLGLARIYYEWNKWDTAMLHGQQSILLAEQFEDSDRGVAGKVLLARLKLARGEVSEAAAILKQADHVARQRHYWTQIPHIAAVQVPVMLHQGNLEAAAILAEKHGLPLSQAKVNLAREDTSAVLAVLEPVLKQAAANGCEDERLKGMILYAAALYRCGDQSGAAHTLAEAMRIAEPGGFIRIFVDEGPEVERLLRGAAVCEEMQDYRRKLLAAFAAEKPSSIPMRSSGHQVRSDQPLFEKLSGRELEVLQLIAQGLSNREIGDRLFLALSTVKGYNRNIFDKLQVSRRTEAIARARTLGIL; encoded by the coding sequence ATGACAATAACCATTGTAGATGCAAAACTGTATATCCCCCCGGCCAGGTCAAAAGCCGTTGCCCGCCCGCGTCTGCTGGAGCGGCTTAACGAGGGCTTGCAAGGCAAGCTGACCATCCTCTCGGCCGCTGCGGGTTATGGTAAAACAACACTCGCCAGTGAGTGGCTCTCCGTCTGCGGACGCAGAGCCGCATGGCTGTCGCTGGATGCGGGAGATAATGATCCCGCACGTTTTCTCACGTATCTGTTCGCCGCTTGCAGGTCAATCGGGGTGAACACCGGAGAGAGTGTGTATGCGTTGCTTCAATCTCCTCAGCCACCGCCAATCGAATCGCTGCTAACGGCACTGTTGAATGAAATTAGCGCTGAGTCTGAACCCTCTGTGCTCATCCTTGACGATTACCATGTGATAGATGCCGGACCGGTTAACCAAGCAGTTGTTTTTCTGATAGAGCACCTGCCGCCGCAGATGCATCTTATCATCGCCACACGCGAAGATCCGGTGCTGCCTTTGCCAAGGCTCCGGGTGCGGCATCAATTGACTGAACTTCGGGCTGCAGACCTGCGGTTCAATGCCTCCGAAGCTGCTGAATTTCTGGGCGGGGTGATGGGTCTGGCGCTTTCCGCTGAAGATGTCAGGCTCCTTGAATCCCGCACAGAAGGCTGGGTTGCCGGCCTGCAATTGGCTGCTCTCTCCATGCAGGGGCGCAATGATAATACCGGCTTCATCCAATCGTTCACCGGCAGCCATAAGTTTGTCGTGGATTATCTGATTGAAGAAGTGCTGCAGCAGCAGTCCGCAAGCATTCAGGCTTTTTTGCAGTTCACATCGGTCCTGGGCAGAATGTGCGGCCCGCTGTGTGATGCTGTTCTTGGTGAAGACCCGGAAGGATCACCTCTTGCTTCCGGACAACGGACCTTGGAATATCTTGAACATGCGAATCTGTTCCTCATCCCTTTAGACAACGAAAGACGCTGGTACCGCTATCACCATCTCTTTGCAGATTTGCTGCGGGAGCGGCTGTCTCAAGGCATCTGCCCATCAAAAGGGGAGGCGGAAAGGACCGTTTCTGCATTACACATACGGGCCAGTAGGTGGTATGAGGACAATGGTTTTGAACTTGAAGCGTTTCATCATGCAGCCGCTGCCGGAGATACCGAACGCGCCGCCCGGTTGATAGAAGGAGAGGGGATGCCACTGCTTTTTCGCGGAGCAGTAACTCCTGTACTGAACTGGCTGCAAGCCATGCCGGGGGAAGAACTGGATGCAATTCCTTCCTTGTGGGTGATGTATGCCTCCGCACTCCTGATGACGGGGCGGCTATCCAGTGTTGAACAGAAGCTGCAGGCTGCCGAACAAGCGCTGCACGGTGCCGTACAGGACGAGAAAACCCGTGATCTTATAGGACATATTGCTTCCATTCGTGCTACGCTCGCCGTCAGCAAACACCAGGCCGATCCCATTATTGCCGAGTCGCGCCGCGCCTTGGAATATCTGCACCCTGACAATCTGCCGGTCCGCGCAGCGGCTGCATGGACGCTGGGGTATGCTTATCAGCTCCAAGGAGAGCGCGGCTTAGCCGGAGCAGCCTACAACGATGCCTTATCGGTCAGCAAGAGGATCGGACATCTCATGATTACAATGATGGCGACTCTTGGCCAGGGGAATATACAGGAAGCCGAAAATCAATTACCGGCTGCAGCCGGGAGCTATCTGCAGGTGCTGGAATGGGCAGGCGATCCGCCGCTGCCTGCCGCATGCGAAGCACACCTGGGATTAGCGCGAATCTATTACGAATGGAACAAATGGGACACGGCTATGCTGCATGGTCAACAGAGTATTCTGCTTGCCGAGCAATTTGAAGACAGTGACCGGGGGGTTGCAGGAAAAGTGTTGCTCGCAAGGCTGAAGCTTGCGCGGGGAGAGGTGAGCGAAGCGGCTGCTATTCTGAAGCAAGCGGACCATGTCGCCCGCCAGCGTCATTACTGGACACAGATTCCCCATATTGCAGCCGTGCAGGTTCCGGTAATGCTTCATCAAGGGAATCTGGAGGCAGCCGCTATCCTCGCGGAGAAGCACGGGCTTCCCCTCAGCCAGGCCAAGGTAAACTTGGCTCGCGAAGACACTTCTGCCGTGCTGGCGGTGCTGGAGCCGGTGCTTAAGCAAGCCGCGGCCAACGGCTGCGAAGACGAACGGCTTAAGGGAATGATTCTCTATGCGGCTGCGCTTTATAGGTGTGGAGATCAATCCGGGGCGGCGCATACACTGGCCGAAGCTATGAGGATTGCTGAGCCGGGCGGTTTTATCCGCATCTTTGTCGATGAGGGGCCGGAAGTTGAAAGGCTGCTGCGCGGAGCAGCGGTTTGTGAGGAAATGCAGGACTATCGGAGGAAGCTGCTGGCTGCATTTGCAGCGGAGAAACCATCATCTATCCCAATGAGGTCTTCCGGGCATCAGGTCCGGTCTGATCAGCCCCTATTCGAAAAACTGAGCGGGCGGGAGCTCGAAGTACTGCAGCTCATTGCCCAAGGCCTCTCAAACCGCGAGATTGGAGACCGGCTGTTTCTTGCACTCAGTACCGTTAAGGGCTATAACCGGAATATCTTTGACAAACTTCAGGTTTCGCGGCGCACGGAGGCGATAGCCCGTGCACGTACGCTGGGTATATTGTAA